Proteins encoded in a region of the Dreissena polymorpha isolate Duluth1 chromosome 6, UMN_Dpol_1.0, whole genome shotgun sequence genome:
- the LOC127836022 gene encoding uncharacterized protein LOC127836022, with amino-acid sequence MQSNHGGGTYVRWGRTSCPGNGTETVYKGYVCGSYYTHKGAAANFLCLPETPEWGHYNDKTVNDSAFVYGGEYQLNNRESDHGFFGNIHQQDPHCAVCRTSRKSVLMIPAKLKCFDGWTMEYNGYLVAGSTLHDASTEYICLDGKPEVVPGKGENQNGKLMFLTEARCGSLQCPPYINGRELTCAVCSR; translated from the exons ATGCAGAGTAACCATG GAGGCGGAACTTATGTGAGATGGGGGCGGACCAGCTGTCCTGGAAATGGAACCGAGACCGTCTACAAAG GTTACGTCTGTGGGTCGTATTACACACATAAAGGAGCCGCTGCAAACTTTTTGTGTCTGCCGGAAACGCCAGAGTGGGGTCATTACAATGACAAGACTGTTAACGATTCCGCATTCGTATACGGCGGAGAATACCAGCTAAACAACAGAGAAAGCGACCACGGTTTCTTTGGTAACATCCACCAACAAGATCCCCATTGTGCCGTCTGCCGCACGAGCCGGAAGTCAGTGTTAATGATTCCCGCCAAGCTGAAATGCTTTGACGGCTGGACAATGGAGTACAACGGGTATTTGGTCGCGGGATCCACACTACATGATGCATCAACCGAGTACATCTGCCTTGATGGAAAACCTGAAGTGGTTCCCGGAAAAGGCGAGAACCAGAACGGGAAGCTAATGTTCCTGACGGAAGCGCGTTGCGGTTCATTGCAATGTCCTCCTTACATCAACGGCCGGGAATTGACGTGCGCCGTGTGCTCACGCTAG